CAGCACGACGTTCTCCAGCACCGTCCGGTGCGCGAACAGGTTGAAGCTCTGGAACACCATGCCGACCTCGGCCCGCAGCCGCGCCAGCTCGCGCCCCTCGGCGGGCAGCGGCCGGCCGTCGATGGTGATCGTCCCCGAGTCGATCGTCTCCAGCCGGTTGATCGTCCGGCAGAGCGTCGACTTGCCCGAGCCGGACGGGCCGATCACGACCACGACCTCGCCCGCCGTGATGCTCAGATCGATGTCCTGCAGCACGTGGAGCGCGCCGAAGTGCTTGTTGACCCCGCTCAGGACGACCAGCGGAGCCTGCGCTGCCGCGGCCTCGGAGGCGGTGGTCTCGGTCATCGCGCGGTGCTCCCTCGTGTCGGATCCCAGGGCGAACTCCCTTGGGCGGCGCTGCTCGTGGTACCGGGGGCCGGAGCCGGCGGAGCCCGCAGCCCCCGGTGGGCCCGACCCTAGGAGTCCCGACGATGCCATGTCAGCCGATCTGAGCGGAACTTGAGGATCACGATCGGGCCACGCACCGCAGCCGCCCCGGCACCCTGTGTGCGGCACCGGGTGCGCGGTACCGGCTCGGTAACGGTCCGCCCGCCGGGTCGGCCCCGGGCGCATCCGGGTGGTCCGATGGATGGGGACGCCCCGCGGGGGCGGGGTTGCGCCCCGGCGCTGTCCAGGTCAGGCGGGTGGACGGCACAATACTCCGAACCGCATGGACGGGACCGGCCGGGGCCGGGACCGGCACGGGGGCGGGACGGACCTCCGGCTGCCACCGGAGGAGAGGAGGACACGGATGCGACTGCTGCTCGTCGAGGACGACGACCGCGTCGCCGCGGCGCTGACCGCCGTCCTGGGCCGACACGGCTTCCAGGTCAGGCACGCGCGCAGCGGGCACGAGGCACTGGACGCGCTCGTCCCGGACGGCAGCGAGCCCTTCCGGGTCGTGCTGCTCGACCTGGGACTGCCCGACCGTGACGGCTTCGAGGTGTGCAGCCGGATCCGGGCGGGCAGCGGGGTGCCGGTGATCATGGTCACCGCGCGGGCCGACATCCGCTCGCGCATCCACGGCCTCAACCTGGGCGCGGACGACTACATCACCAAGCCCTACGACATGGGCGAGCTGCTGGCCCGGATCCACGCGGTGGCCCGCCGCGGCCTCGCCGCCAGCCCGGCCGGCACCGCCGTCGAACCGGCCGGCGGCCCGCTGGAGTCCCGCGGCATCGTCATCGACCGCGAGCGCCGCCGGGTCACCGTGAACGGCCGGGACGTCCCGCTCACCCGCAAGGAGTTCGACCTGCTCGCGCTCCTCGCGCAGAGCCCCGGGGTGGTGTACCGGCGCGAGCAGATCTTCAGCGAGGTCTGGCGCAGCGGCTGGGAGGGCAACGGCCGCACCCTGGAGGTGCACATCGGGTCGCTGCGCACCAAGCTCGGCCTGCCCGGACTGGTCGAGGCGGTGCGCGGGGTCGGCTACCGGCTGATCCCGGAGCAGCCCGCCGACCCGGACGGAGCCGTCGCAGAAGCGCCCGCCGGAGCCGACACCGACGCCGATCCGACCGCCGCGGAGCGCTGACCGCCGTGCAGAACCGCCTGCTCGGCATCCTGCTCTCCCTGATGGCCTGCGTGCTGGCGGCCCTCGGGCTGCCGCTCGCCGCGGCCGTCGCCGCGGCCGAGCAGAGCCGGGTGGTCGTCGACCGGATCGACGACATCGCCCGCTTCGCCCAGGACCTGCCCACCCAGGGCCGTCCCGGCACCGACACCGCCGTCAAGGGGGACACCCAGCCGGTCGCCGGCGACACCACCCGGCTGCACGTGCTCGCCATCGAGGCCGCCCGCTACCACGACCTCTACGGGGTGCGGGTGGGCATCTTCCAGCGCGACGGCACCGCCGTCGCGGCCGCTCCGGAGGGCTGGACGGTGCCGCGCACCGGCGTGGGCGCGCAGGCCTTCCAGGAGGCGCTGGACGGCCGCCGCAGCCACAACCCGCCGCAGGTCTGGCCCTGGACGCCGGATCGCACCCTCACCGTCGCCCTGCCGGTCGTCCGCGACGGCGACGTGGTCGCGGTGGTGATCACCGAGTCGCCGACCGGGCCGATGCGCTCCCGGGTGCTGCACCGCTGGCTGTGGATCGGCGCCGGCGAGGTCCTCGCCATGATCGTCGCCGTGCTGCTGGCCCTGCGGCTGACCGGCTGGGTGCTCCGCCCCGTCCGCACCCTGGACCGGGCGACCCACGACATCGCCACCGGCCGGCTCAACGCCCGGGTGGCGGCCAGCGGCGGCCCGCCCGAGCTGCGGCGACTGGCCCACTCGTTCAACGACATGGCCGACAACGTGGTGCTCGCCATCGACCAGCAGCGGGCGTTCGTCGCGGACGCCTCGCACCAGCTGCGCAACCCGCTCGCCGCGCTGCTGCTGCGGGTCGAACTGCTCGGCCTCGAACTGCCCGACGGGCACCAGGACGAGATCGGCGCCGTCCGCGAGGAGGGCGCCCGGCTGGCCCGGGTGCTCGACGACCTGCTGGGCCTTGCCACCGCCGAGCACGCCCGCCCGGAGCCCGAGCCGGTCGACCTGACCGCACTGGTGCTGGCCCGCCTGGACGCCTGGCGCCCGGTCGCCAACCAGCGCGCCATCGAGCTCGCCTGGGACGGCCCCGCGCTGGCGCACTGCTGGGCCGACCCGATCGGCTTCGGCAGCGCCCTGGACGCCGTCCTCGACAACGCCCTGAAGTTCACGCCGTCCGGGTGCCGGGTCGCGGTCGCGGTCGTCCTCGGCCGCAAGGAGGTGACCGTCTCGGTGACCGACTCCGGGCCCGGCCTCACCGAGGA
The Kitasatospora paranensis genome window above contains:
- a CDS encoding response regulator transcription factor, with amino-acid sequence MRLLLVEDDDRVAAALTAVLGRHGFQVRHARSGHEALDALVPDGSEPFRVVLLDLGLPDRDGFEVCSRIRAGSGVPVIMVTARADIRSRIHGLNLGADDYITKPYDMGELLARIHAVARRGLAASPAGTAVEPAGGPLESRGIVIDRERRRVTVNGRDVPLTRKEFDLLALLAQSPGVVYRREQIFSEVWRSGWEGNGRTLEVHIGSLRTKLGLPGLVEAVRGVGYRLIPEQPADPDGAVAEAPAGADTDADPTAAER
- a CDS encoding HAMP domain-containing sensor histidine kinase, whose product is MQNRLLGILLSLMACVLAALGLPLAAAVAAAEQSRVVVDRIDDIARFAQDLPTQGRPGTDTAVKGDTQPVAGDTTRLHVLAIEAARYHDLYGVRVGIFQRDGTAVAAAPEGWTVPRTGVGAQAFQEALDGRRSHNPPQVWPWTPDRTLTVALPVVRDGDVVAVVITESPTGPMRSRVLHRWLWIGAGEVLAMIVAVLLALRLTGWVLRPVRTLDRATHDIATGRLNARVAASGGPPELRRLAHSFNDMADNVVLAIDQQRAFVADASHQLRNPLAALLLRVELLGLELPDGHQDEIGAVREEGARLARVLDDLLGLATAEHARPEPEPVDLTALVLARLDAWRPVANQRAIELAWDGPALAHCWADPIGFGSALDAVLDNALKFTPSGCRVAVAVVLGRKEVTVSVTDSGPGLTEDELARIGDRFWRSPRHQNVDGSGLGLSIARTLMLAGDGSLDFAPAEPNGLTVVLTVPRNRSRVGAAG